A DNA window from Oryzias latipes chromosome 5, ASM223467v1 contains the following coding sequences:
- the LOC101171404 gene encoding musculoskeletal embryonic nuclear protein 1-like — translation MSQPGQDDEQKQRPEMREEDLTKAKAKLGCNEPVKSKTLEVMEECEKLGKAAPSVFSGARSGAETVFTSRSAPPIRK, via the exons ATGTCTCAA CCTGGCCAGGATGACGAACAAAAGCAGCGCCCTGAAATGAGAGAAGAGGACTTGACCAAAGCGAAGGCAAAGCTGGGCTGTAATGAGCCGGTGAAGAGCAAGACTTTAGAAGTGATGGAGGAGTGTG AAAAACTGGGGAAAGCTGCTCCGTCCGTGTTCAGTGGAGCGAGGTCAGGAGCAGAGACTGTTTTCACCTCACGCTCAGCTCCACCAATCAGGAAGTAG
- the rft1 gene encoding protein RFT1 homolog isoform X2, producing MFRVLTFLLNGFTLRFVSKELIGVVNVRLTLLYSTLVFLSREAFRRACLSGESGTNQNWRQTINLLWLTVPIGVLWALFLGSVWLWLLEVPDPGAVPYYGAAVVLFAFSGVQELLAEPLWVLAQAHMFVWLKVVAESLAMIAKCSVTVVLVLFAREWGLYIFSAAHLVYTGFLLLCYVAYFKRFLGSEEAAKKSFPLHRVTDLLPGRIHGEPLIDWSAAQLTWSFFKQSFLKQILTEGERYIMTFFNVLTFGDQGVYDIVNNLGSMVARFVFLPIEESFYVFFANVLDRGRDVRRQEQEAASIAAEVLECLLKLVVVIGLIITVFGYGYSHLALDIYGGSLLSSGSGPVLLRCYSCYVLLLAVNGVTECFVFATMSKEEVDKYNLLMLALSASFLLLSYMLTWWAGGVGFILANCLNMGLRILHSLRYIHRYFQISQWRPLRGLLPSPLLLLALAVSAAVTAVSEAALCCDGGWWLRLLHIAVGGACLLLVLAATALSEKQLLHFIRTHLLSQYRKKTT from the exons atGTTCCGCGTGCTCACCTTCCTGCTGAACGGCTTCACGCTGCGCTTTGTGTCCAAAGAGCTGATCGGGGTCGTCAACGTCAG GCTCACTCTGCTCTATTCCACACTAGTATTCCTGTCCAGAGAGGCTTTTCGCAGAGCCTGTCTTAGTGGGGAATCAGGGACTAATCAGAACTGGAGACAAACCATCAACCTCTTATGGCTGAC GGTTCCCATTGGTGTATTATGGGCCCTCTTCCTTGGATCGGTGTGGCTGTGGCTCCTGGAGGTCCCTGACCCGGGGGCCGTCCCTTACTACGGTGCCGCTGTGGTGCTTTTTGCCTTCTCGGGGGTCCAGGAGCTCCTGGCGGAGCCCCTCTGGGTCTTGGCTCAGGCTCACATGTTTGTATGGCTGAAGGTGGTGGCTGAGAGCTTAGCCATGATCGCCAAGTGCAGCGTCACGGTGGTGCTGGTGCTGTTTGCCCGGGAATGGGGTCTCTACATCTTCTCTGCGGCTCAT CTGGTGTACACTGGATTCCTGTTGTTGTGCTACGTAGCGTACTTCAAGCGCTTCTTGGGGTCAGAAGAGGCAGCAAAGAAGAGTTTCCCTCTGCACCGGGTCACAGATTTACTGCCAGGCAGGATCCATGGAGAG CCGCTGATAGACTGGAGTGCGGCTCAGCTTACGTGGAGCTTCTTCAAGCAGTCCTTCCTGAAGCAGATCTTGACTGAGGGAGAGCGTTACATCATGACCTTCTTCAATGTCCTGACCTTTGGGGACCAGGGTGTTTACGATATCGTCAACAACTTGGGCTCGATGGTGGCGCGTTTCGTCTTCCTACCCATCGAGGAAAGCTTCTACGTCTTCTTTGCCAACGTTTTAGACAGAGGACGTGACGTTCGAAGGCAAGAACAG GAAGCCGCCTCCATAGCGGCGGAGGTCTTGGAGTGCTTGCTGAAACTGGTGGTGGTGATTGGTCTGATCATCACGGTCTTTGGCTACGGCTACTCTCACCTGGCTTTGGATATTTACGGTGGCTCTCTTCTGAGTAGTGGCTCAG GTCCTGTTTTGCTGCGCTGCTACAGTTGCTATGTGCTGCTGCTGGCTGTCAACGGTGTCACAGAGTGTTTTGTGTTTGCCACCATGAGCAAAGAGGAGGTTGACAA GTATAACCTGCTGATGCTGGCTTTGTCTGCCTCCTTTCTGCTACTGTCGTACATGCTGACATGGTGGGCCGGAGGAGTCGGCTTCATTCTGGCAAACTGCCTCAACATGGGGCTCCGCATCCTCCACAGCCTCCGTTACATCCATCGCTACTTCCAGATCAGTCAGTGGAGACCTCTGAGAGGCCTGCTGCCCTCACCGCTGCTCCTGCTGGCCCTCGCTGTCAGTGCGGCCGTCACAGCCGTTTCTGAG GCTGCTCTCTGCTGTGACGGCGGCTGGTGGCTCAGGCTGCTCCACATTGCTGTGGGAGGCGCGTGTTTGCTCCTTGTGCTTGCTGCGACGGCTCTGAGTGAAAAACAGCTGTTACACTTCATCAGGACTCACCTGTTGTCACAGTACAGGAAGAAAACCACTTAA
- the rft1 gene encoding protein RFT1 homolog isoform X1, whose protein sequence is MNSVDKLRNTFTLASCNVLLQVMFRVLTFLLNGFTLRFVSKELIGVVNVRLTLLYSTLVFLSREAFRRACLSGESGTNQNWRQTINLLWLTVPIGVLWALFLGSVWLWLLEVPDPGAVPYYGAAVVLFAFSGVQELLAEPLWVLAQAHMFVWLKVVAESLAMIAKCSVTVVLVLFAREWGLYIFSAAHLVYTGFLLLCYVAYFKRFLGSEEAAKKSFPLHRVTDLLPGRIHGEPLIDWSAAQLTWSFFKQSFLKQILTEGERYIMTFFNVLTFGDQGVYDIVNNLGSMVARFVFLPIEESFYVFFANVLDRGRDVRRQEQEAASIAAEVLECLLKLVVVIGLIITVFGYGYSHLALDIYGGSLLSSGSGPVLLRCYSCYVLLLAVNGVTECFVFATMSKEEVDKYNLLMLALSASFLLLSYMLTWWAGGVGFILANCLNMGLRILHSLRYIHRYFQISQWRPLRGLLPSPLLLLALAVSAAVTAVSEAALCCDGGWWLRLLHIAVGGACLLLVLAATALSEKQLLHFIRTHLLSQYRKKTT, encoded by the exons ATGAACTCAGTGGATAAACTGCGGAACACTTTCACTCTGGCATCATGTAACGTGTTGCTACAG gtgatGTTCCGCGTGCTCACCTTCCTGCTGAACGGCTTCACGCTGCGCTTTGTGTCCAAAGAGCTGATCGGGGTCGTCAACGTCAG GCTCACTCTGCTCTATTCCACACTAGTATTCCTGTCCAGAGAGGCTTTTCGCAGAGCCTGTCTTAGTGGGGAATCAGGGACTAATCAGAACTGGAGACAAACCATCAACCTCTTATGGCTGAC GGTTCCCATTGGTGTATTATGGGCCCTCTTCCTTGGATCGGTGTGGCTGTGGCTCCTGGAGGTCCCTGACCCGGGGGCCGTCCCTTACTACGGTGCCGCTGTGGTGCTTTTTGCCTTCTCGGGGGTCCAGGAGCTCCTGGCGGAGCCCCTCTGGGTCTTGGCTCAGGCTCACATGTTTGTATGGCTGAAGGTGGTGGCTGAGAGCTTAGCCATGATCGCCAAGTGCAGCGTCACGGTGGTGCTGGTGCTGTTTGCCCGGGAATGGGGTCTCTACATCTTCTCTGCGGCTCAT CTGGTGTACACTGGATTCCTGTTGTTGTGCTACGTAGCGTACTTCAAGCGCTTCTTGGGGTCAGAAGAGGCAGCAAAGAAGAGTTTCCCTCTGCACCGGGTCACAGATTTACTGCCAGGCAGGATCCATGGAGAG CCGCTGATAGACTGGAGTGCGGCTCAGCTTACGTGGAGCTTCTTCAAGCAGTCCTTCCTGAAGCAGATCTTGACTGAGGGAGAGCGTTACATCATGACCTTCTTCAATGTCCTGACCTTTGGGGACCAGGGTGTTTACGATATCGTCAACAACTTGGGCTCGATGGTGGCGCGTTTCGTCTTCCTACCCATCGAGGAAAGCTTCTACGTCTTCTTTGCCAACGTTTTAGACAGAGGACGTGACGTTCGAAGGCAAGAACAG GAAGCCGCCTCCATAGCGGCGGAGGTCTTGGAGTGCTTGCTGAAACTGGTGGTGGTGATTGGTCTGATCATCACGGTCTTTGGCTACGGCTACTCTCACCTGGCTTTGGATATTTACGGTGGCTCTCTTCTGAGTAGTGGCTCAG GTCCTGTTTTGCTGCGCTGCTACAGTTGCTATGTGCTGCTGCTGGCTGTCAACGGTGTCACAGAGTGTTTTGTGTTTGCCACCATGAGCAAAGAGGAGGTTGACAA GTATAACCTGCTGATGCTGGCTTTGTCTGCCTCCTTTCTGCTACTGTCGTACATGCTGACATGGTGGGCCGGAGGAGTCGGCTTCATTCTGGCAAACTGCCTCAACATGGGGCTCCGCATCCTCCACAGCCTCCGTTACATCCATCGCTACTTCCAGATCAGTCAGTGGAGACCTCTGAGAGGCCTGCTGCCCTCACCGCTGCTCCTGCTGGCCCTCGCTGTCAGTGCGGCCGTCACAGCCGTTTCTGAG GCTGCTCTCTGCTGTGACGGCGGCTGGTGGCTCAGGCTGCTCCACATTGCTGTGGGAGGCGCGTGTTTGCTCCTTGTGCTTGCTGCGACGGCTCTGAGTGAAAAACAGCTGTTACACTTCATCAGGACTCACCTGTTGTCACAGTACAGGAAGAAAACCACTTAA